Proteins found in one Lepeophtheirus salmonis chromosome 9, UVic_Lsal_1.4, whole genome shotgun sequence genomic segment:
- the LOC121123915 gene encoding peptidyl-prolyl cis-trans isomerase FKBP4, translated as MEEIDITQDKSGKVLKKILTPGDPAKGTPWKGDEVTVHYTGTLHSDGSKFDSSRDRGDQFKFKVGVGQVIKGWDIGIMSMYIGEKSVFTIQSDFGYGDMGSPPKIPPGATLVFEVELFNYEGEDVTESEDKCVIKRIKSVGDDNESPKDETIVDISFTARVEGSKEPFDQRDNVKFSLGFGFENNIPIGLEIAIKKMVPKEEAQVTMKTLKYATQVYKSFDSVPTNSVLVYDITLNSMEHSKERWQCTPEENFETAKCIKVKGTEYFKKTQFDIACKLYIKALGYISDSPELKDDGNTELEELSKSLELNIIMCYLKMKEWLEAKNRCDTFISSNKDSAKAFFRRGEALMGLSDPALAKKDFKMVVELEPENKAGKNRLIEATNKVNEQKKKEAALYANMFEKFAADDVRREVEAQKKVKPVEIEDWK; from the exons ATGGAGGAGATTGACATAACCCAAGACAAGAGTGGTAAAGTTCTTAAAAAGATACTAACTCCCGGAGATCCCGCTAAAGGAACTCCTTGGAAGGGAGATGAGGTCACGGTGCACTATACTGGGACTCTTCACTCAGATGGGAGTAAATTTGATTCAAGTCGGGATCGAGGAGATCAATTCAAGTTCAA AGTTGGTGTGGGACAGGTTATTAAGGGATGGGACATCGGAATCATGAGCATGTACATCGGAGAAAAATCTGTGTTTACCATCCAAAGCGACTTTGGCTATGGGGACATGGGATCTCCCCCCAAAATACCTCCTGGTGCGACTCTCGTGTTTGAAGTGGAACTATTCAACTATGAAGGAGAAGATGTGACGGAGAGTGAAGATAAATGCGTTATTAAACGGATCAAATCTGTTGGGGATGATAATGAGAGTCCTAAAGATGAAACCATTGTTGATATCTCATTTACAGCCCGCGTCGAAGGATCCAAAGAACCTTTTGATCAGAGGGATAACGTCAAATTCTCTCTTGGGTttggatttgaaaataatataccaaTTGGACTTGagattgcaataaaaaaaatggttcccAAAGAAGAGGCTCAAGTGACGATGAAGACACTTAAATATGCTACTCAAGTCTACAAAAGCTTTGATTCTGTCCCTACGAACtctgttttagtgtatgatatTACCCTTAATTCCATGGAACACTCCAAAGAGCGATGGCAATGTACCCCTGAAGAGAACTTTGAGACTGCCAAATGCATCAAAGTCAAAGGAACGGAATATTTTAAGAAGACTCAATTCGATATTGCCTGTAAATTGTACATCAAAGCTCTGGGTTATATTTCAGATTCTCCAGAGTTGAAGGATGATGGAAATACTGAACTTGAAGAGCTATCAAAATCtctagaattaaatattatcatgtGTTATTTGAAGATGAAGGAATGGCTGGAGGCTAAGAATAGGTGCGATACCTTTATTTCTTCCAACAAGGATTCTGCCAAAGCATTTTTCCGTAGAGGCGAAGCACTCATGGGACTCAGCGATCCTGCACTTGCcaaaaaagacttcaaaatGGTTGTAGAATTAGAGCCCGAAAATAAAGCGGGTAAGAACCGTCTCATCGAAGCCACCAATAAagttaatgaacaaaaaaagaaagaagccgCCCTATACGcaaatatgtttgaaaagtttGCTGCTGATGATGTACGGAGAGAGGTAGAGGCTCAAAAGAAAGTCAAACCCGTAGAAATTGAGGActggaaataa
- the LOC121123917 gene encoding uncharacterized protein, with translation MGLNGNSSHPNPWTPPTEYESFMGFHHTPRIYRGYPKDMSVGPPLPSRWVDGALGYRLVIAARDGTCIGLMAAVWDRYIIARQATASSTAARALYLTAPAIAASISFTASRELFTRFSKDPYSPFTTAASSAVAGSVLGIAYKSIRLGVYASGAIALSTIATIYHGRLGYHGFAPPEHGLQKRLDNPMSFFIWNDKDPFYRLFQGKSTNVFFPKEDVPNWKKFEEEKPEE, from the coding sequence ATGGGACTTAATGGGAATTCTAGTCATCCCAATCCATGGACCCCTCCCACAGAGTATGAAAGTTTTATGGGGTTTCATCATACGCCTAGAATATATAGGGGTTATCCCAAGGACATGAGTGTTGGGCCTCCATTGCCTTCTCGATGGGTTGATGGTGCCCTTGGTTATCGCTTGGTCATTGCTGCAAGAGATGGAACATGCATAGGTTTGATGGCTGCTGTTTGGGACCGCTATATCATTGCACGTCAGGCCACAGCTTCCAGCACTGCGGCACGAGCCTTGTACTTGACAGCACCTGCCATCGCAGCTTCCATTTCCTTCACTGCATCTAGAGAATTATTTACTCGTTTCTCCAAGGATCCATACAGTCCTTTCACGACTGCTGCTTCCTCTGCCGTCGCTGGATCCGTCCTTGGTATTGCATACAAGTCCATTCGACTCGGTGTATATGCATCTGGAGCTATCGCTTTATCTACCATCGCTACTATCTACCATGGGCGTTTGGGATATCATGGATTCGCTCCACCAGAACATGGACTCCAGAAAAGGCTCGACAAtccaatgtccttttttatttggaatGATAAGGATCCCTTCTACAGATTATTTCAAGGAAAGTCCACGAATGTGTTCTTCCCCAAGGAAGATGTTCCTAATtggaaaaagtttgaagaagaAAAGCCAGAAGAGTGA
- the LOC121123913 gene encoding uncharacterized protein, with translation MKGKKKMTPTALVNKTLDTKSVEFLLGECGRLRADLIALTKNCPPPPPPPRFPNESSRIHGVVQKRFREFENSTKEEIQRQKKKSLDTRIIRPPHRKPPQETKPNKPMSSPKIRNPSHLSTKLIKGVNIFPSLSVEKLRSFEFIQARPKSNVGYYHFIHAEDNRERVGERSHHLVVQNTANINISPEKMRENESHDDELSKSETEQLKEESLKSSSVEWHNSTLRDVEQSDVEEAEGSPQNTLSEDISYTLDSTKSKALSEYNTSQKSETSSHTLDSIKRSKNLSKFLLHADKSVIERLPLDEKMKIIRRNLHTYEKSELEAEDDNYSKEGETEEEPNTDSLCEVLRYALSMGETRSFLSTIEEQTENEVSFHSLSRRSHEVELSRSESLSGGVVKSLPSSGLSFSDLRSYKKAVVSDKDLTPTMALSEGQFIQEGSCSKGCEDLETDMDDVSSSDTFTISVGEWN, from the exons atgaaaggaaaaaagaaaatgacgcCAACGGCCTTGGTGAATAAAACCTTAGATACTAAATCCGTGGAATTCCTTCTGGGCGAGTGTGGAAGACTTCGTGCGGATCTCATTGCTCTCACTAAGAATTGCCCACCACCACCTCCTCCTCCACGGTTCCCTAATGAAAGCTCAAGGATCCACGGTGTTGTTCAAAAACGATTTCGTGAGTTTGAAAATTCCACAAAGGAAGAAATACAGcgtcaaaagaaaaaatcgcTAGATACTCGTATAATACGTCCACCCCATAG AAAACCTCCCCAAGAAACGAAACCTAATAAGCCAATGTCCAGTCCCAAAATAAGAAATCCTAGTCATTTAAGTACAAAGCTCATCAAAGGAGTTAATATCTTTCCAAGCTTATCCGTTGAGAAATTACGCTCTTTCGAATTCATACAAGCTAGACCCAAATCCAATGTGGGGTACTATCATTTCATACATGCGGAAGATAATAGAGAGAGGGTGGGGGAAAGATCTCATCATCTCGTTGTTCAGAATACCGCGAACATCAATATATCTCCAGAGAAAATGAGGGAGAATGAAA gTCATGATGATGAGCTATCGAAAAGTGAAACTGAGCAACTAAAAGAAGAAAGTCTGAAATCCTCATCTGTAGAATGGCATAACTCTACTTTAAGAGATGTGGAGCAATCTGATGTAGAAGAAGCTGAGGGAAGTCCTCAGAATACTCTATCAGAGGATATTTCATATACTTTGGACTCCACGAAGAGCAAAGCCTTGTCAGAATACAATACCTCCCAAAAAAGTGAAACCTCATCACATACACTGGATTCCATAAAAAGGAGTAAAAACTTGAGTAAATTTCTTTTACATGCCGATAAATCTGTGATTGAGAGGCTTCCTCtggatgaaaaaatgaaaataattcgacgtaatctacatacatatgaaaAATCAGAATTGGAGGCGGAGGATGACAACTATTCTAAAGAGGGTGAAACGGAAGAGGAGCCCAACACGGACTCTTTATGTGAAGTACTACGCTACGCTCTATCAATGGGGGAAACCCGCTCCTTTTTATCCACGATTGAGGAACAGACAGAAAATGAAGTTTCTTTTCATAGTTTGTCCCGTCGATCACATGAGGTGGAACTGAGTAGGAGTGAGAGTTTAAGTGGAGGTGTCGTCAAATCCTTGCCTTCCTCTGGCTTATCTTTTTCGGATCTAAGATCTTACAAAAAAGCTGTCGTAAGTGATAAAGACTTGACACCAACAATGGCATTATCTGAAGGGCAATTTATTCAGGAAGGATCATGTAGTAAAGGATGTGAGGATCTAGAGACAGACATGGACGATGTGTCCTCGAGCGATACTTTTACAATCAGTGTTGGAGAGtggaattaa
- the FIG4 gene encoding polyphosphoinositide phosphatase, whose product MHFKELSRCIQRIIVYETRERFFVLGSNDRQTHFRVLKINRTEPHSLQITDDGRVYDPKEINDLVRMMEDGNKSKVRGQKIRSGLQKVASAYGIIGFVRFLEGYYMILIKARRKVASIGYHSIYKIEETQMIYLPLIDIRENGAEEARYLKMFQAVDLSANFYYSYSYDLTHTFQYNVEIPTHVMTKNGRISIKDFFPSDHVPSTLGYISTPNERFLWNSYLTSPVKEVIHEDWVLNIIHGFVDHGNICNYGISILLTLIARRSHKYAGTRFLKRGLDFDGNVANEVETEQILTSGGSYGYETTSFVQCRGSVPSHWTQDISKMVPKPPIYVELNDPFAISAGRHFDDMLQRFGSPIVCVNLVKKENKSKRRKHESILTDELTKSISYLNQFLPPAHRIQYVHFDMAKCRKSENNLVMHHLHEIAYQALAKTGIFYNRKGYSWYKSKDQNRYSKFFESFMNLHHNQENGTKQTGIIRTNCVDCLDRTNTAQFVVGKCALGFQLFAMGFIDQPVVEFETDAARMLEAMYESLGDTIAIQYGGSQLIHRVKCYRKRTNQWSSKANDITQTIRRYYSNTLSDADKQMMINLFLGVFKPVSGRPHIWDKEYASDICLHLPHMKQDIDKSGLLLRHNTQWWDRRLKKNLPLPLFYSEKNCDIALAVDDDEFNYRFDLYTEHYRPFELQYFNECFAYKDTSHTVRDYMPDFCSEYSPFAVRDWQGKWEEQASSKTKTSSLQSFFTSITSVGSVVGGGSGAGGSGGGSEKSGEESESESEEDSETNSEEFEVVSLMDLNSEYKSDAMEKYAQNMEYQNFQTFFKSSEEVYGFAMKDPKFPEMKFYSDYVISSDRTCGDNLSVIMKRGSVYHNGILKTDLNIYAKAFAIQEYGFDQLYVSEEDIAVYENFIACNYSD is encoded by the exons ATGCATTTCAAAGAGTTGAGTCGATGTATACAAAGGATTATCGTCTATGAGACTCGAGAG AGGTTTTTTGTATTGGGCTCTAATGATCGTCAAACTCACTTTAGAGTCCTCAAAATCAATCGTACTGAGCCGCACAGTCTTCAAATCACTGATGATGGACGGGTCTATGACCCAAAAGAAATTAATGATTTGGTCCGTATGATGGAAGATGGTAATAAATCCAAGGTTAGAGGGCAAAAAATACGATCTGGTCTTCAAAAAGTAGCTTCTGCATATGGAATTATTGGGTTTGTTCGATTTTTGGAGGGATACTACATGATCCTCATTAAAGCAAGGAGAAAAGTGGCATCCATTGGCTATcactctatttataaaatagaagaaaCGCAAATGATTTACCTTCCACTCATTGATATCCGTGAAAATGGTGCGGAGGAAGCGCGATATCTTAAAATGTTTCAAGCTGTGGATCTCTCtgctaatttttattatagctaCAGTTATGATCTAACACATACATTTCAATATAATGTGGAAATTCCAACTCATGTTATGACGA agaatGGACGAATCtcaatcaaagatttttttccatCTGATCATGTTCCATCCACTTTAGGATATATATCCACTCCTAATGAAAGATTTCTCTGGAATTCATATCTAACAAGTCCTGTTAAAGAGGTAATCCATGAAGATTGGGTCCTAAATATCATTCATGGATTTGTAGATCATGGTAATATCTGTAATTATGGGATATCCATTCTCTTGACATTGATCGCTCGAAGATCTCATAAATATGCTGGGACGCGATTCCTTAAACGTGGCTTAGATTTTGACGGGAACGTTGCGAATGAAGTAGAAACAGAGCAAATTCTTACAAGTGGGGGTTCTTATGGATACGAAACGACTTCATTCGTTCAGTGTAGAGGGTCAGTTCCAAGTCACTGGACACAAGACATTAGTAAAATGGTACCCAAGCCCCCTATTTATGTAGAATTGAATGATCCTTTTGCTATATCCGCTGGAAGACACTTTGACGATATGTTACAAAGATTTGGATCTCCTATTGTCTGTGTTAATTTagttaagaaagaaaataaatccaagaGACGTAAACACGAGAGCATTCTGACCGACGAATTGACtaaaagtatatcttatttaaatcaatttttgccTCCGGCCCATCGAATTCAGTATGTTCATTTTGATATGGCGAAATGTCGAAAAAG TGAGAATAACCTGGTGATGCATCATTTGCACGAAATCGCTTATCAGGCATTAGCGAAAACTGGAATTTTCTATAATAGAAAGGGATATAGCTGGTACAAAAGTAAAGACCAGAACCgttattccaaattttttgagTCTTTTATGAATCTA CATCACAATCAAGAAAACGGAACCAAGCAAACGGGAATAATCCGAACCAACTGTGTTGATTGTCTTGATCGGACAAACACTGCTCAATTTGTTGTAGGAAAATGTGCTTTAGGATTTCAG ctatTTGCCATGGGGTTTATCGACCAACCTGTAGTTGAGTTTGAAACAGATGCTGCTAGAATGCTGGAAGCCATGTATGAGAGTCTAGGAGATACTATAGCTATTCAATATGGAGGATCGCAGTTGATACAcag AGTCAAATGCTATCGGAAAAGGACAAATCAATGGTCAAGCAAAGCCAATGATATTACACAAACAATACGAAGATACTATAGCAATACTCTATCCGATGCTGATAAACAAATGATGATCAATTTATTTCTGGGTGTATTTAAACCTGTTTCAGGACGACCTCATATCTGGGATAAGGAATACGCCTCTGATATATGTCTTCATTTGCCTCACATGAAGCAAGATATTGATAAAAGCGG acTTCTACTGCGACATAACACTCAATGGTGGGATAGGCGTCTCAAGAAAAATCTTCCATTACCTTTGTTTTATTCTGAGAAAAACTGTGATATCGCTTTAGCTGTTGATGATGACGAGTTTAATTATCGCTTTGATTTATACACAGAACACTATCGTCCATTTGAGTTACAATACTTCAATGAATGCTTCGCTTATAAAGATACAAGCCATACTGTTAGGGATTACATGCCAGATTTCTGTTCAGAGTATTCTCCATTTGCAGTTCGAGACTGGCAAGGTAAATGGGAAGAGCAGGCCTCCTCTAAAACCAAAACATCATCCTTACAATCCTTTTTTACATCAATTACCTCTGTTGGATCTGTCGTTGGAGGTGGGAGTGGTGCCGGGGGTAGTGGAGGTGGGAGTGAGAAGTCTGGGGAAGAGTCTGAGTCCGAGTCGGAAGAAGATTCAGAAACTAACTCAGAGGAGTTTGAAGTAGTATCTTTGATGGATTTAAATTCCGAGTATAAATCCGATGCTATGGAAAAATATGCTCAAAATATGGagtatcaaaattttcaaacgTTTTTCAAATCCTCAGAGGAAGTCTATGGATTCGCAATGAAGGATCCAAAATTTCccgaaatgaaattttattcagaCTACGTGATAAGTAGCGATAGGACATGTGGGGATAACTTGAGTGTCATTATGAAGAGGGGTAGTGTTTATCATAATGGAATATTAAAGACGGATCTTAATATTTACGCCAAAGCGTTTGCCATCCAAGAATATGGTTTTGATCAATTATATGTTTCTGAAGAGGACATTGCTGtctatgaaaattttattgctTGCAATTATAGtgattaa